TTAACTCTCATCGCTCATTTTCGTCCTTCTCGCACATAAAGCGTTTCAAAAGCCAACGGCTTAAATTTTAACAGCACCAAAACACACATTTTAGGGCTGTTTGCAAGATAAAGTCTATATCTATTTACCTTATAAAAGGCTAAATTTTACTCACATCAAACAGCCAAGTGCCCAAAATATCGGGTCATCATAAAGCTTAAAACAAGCTTTATCTCCATACAAACCCCTCATAAGGCGCGTCCTCACAAATACACTTTTTAAGCCTATTGGCTTCTCGGCGGATCACCTGCCTCCACGTGAGCTTTTGCCCCGCTATTTCTACTTGCTCGGTGAGCTTGCCGATTATCTTTATCTCGATCTTTTGCACGGCTTCGTTGCTAAATTTGATCCGTCCGGCGTTCGTCTCAAAGTCCTTTGCCGTGATCTCACGACGATTTAGCATTGTAAAGATCAGCGTATCGCCCAAAATCGGCTTAAAAATCTCAGCAATATCAAGATGCAAGCTAAGCGCACGGTAGTTTGGCTCGTGTAAAAAGCCGATCCTTGGATCTAGCTCGGTCTTATAAATCTCACTTAGACAGACATTATAAATGCGTGTATTTATGTAGCTTATGAAGCTGTTTATCTTGTCTGCGGGCGGGCGCTTGGAACGCACTGTAAATTTAAAGCTCTTTTGATCGGTGATTATCTCGTTCCATTTTTCGTAATACAGCTTTTGAAAAGCACCTTCGGCTGCCATTATCTGCGCTATCGTTGTTGCTCCCTCAAGTGCTGCGATATGCGGACTTATGTCAAAGCTCACGCCGTGTTTTTTACAGTTCATCGCATCGTTTAGGATATGTGCCCTAGTTATCTCACGTGCGATATATAGGCGCTTTACGCTATCGTCAAAGGCACGAAGCTGCTGCAAGAGCACAAAACCGCTTTTATTTACGGAGTTTGACGTGTTTGGGAAAAAGTTACCACGAAAGCTGCCGTAAGGGCTAAAAAAGTGCAAAAGCACGTTATTGTCAGCCAAAAATGCAAGCGTATAGCTGTCTATCTCAACTCTGGCTAAAATATAGACCTCATCAATGGCGTTAATAGGCAAAATTTTAGTCGCACATACGCTCAAATCCTCGTCAAATTTATCAAAATACAGGTTGTTATCCCGCCGCCTAAGTCGCCCGGGGCTAAGTATAAAGTGTGTTCTGTCGTTCTTTTGCATTTGTCCGCCTTAGCTAAATAGTGAGCCGTTTTTGTCCTGTCCGATGACTAGGCGCTCGGAGTATTTGAGCGAGTTAAACGTGTAAATCACGATGGAGTCAAGCTCCTTGTCGCACTCCTTTTGAAGTGTCGCCGTGAGCCTTTTAAAGTCACTTTGTCTTATCTCGCCCTCAAAGACCGAAAACTGCACGCGCGGCAGATACTTCTCCACCGCTTTTCTTATGCGGTTTGCATTATTTTTCTCTTTTTGCTCGGATCCTGCAATATCATAAAAAAGTATCACATACATCTTGCCTCTTATATACAATAGTTTCTATAAGCACAGTTGTCGCATATCTTTTTGTGCTCAAATTTAGGCGGCACGGGCATGTTGGCGAGCTCCTCTATCTCGCCTAGTATTTGCTCTAAAATGGCAAAATTCTCATCGCTATCCTCCACGAGCACTACTTTTTTACCGCTTATTATCTTGCCTTTTACCTCTTTTAAATTTAAACCTGTTTTTAAAAGATAGATATAAAAAAGTAGCTGCATTTTAGCGGCATATTCGTTTTTTAGGCTCTTTTTGTATTCGGTTACGACGTAGTGTCCGCGCTCTTTTGAAAGCTTGTCAAATTTCAAATTTGCAAAGGCAAACTCTTGTAAATTTTGCTCTTTTATATCCGCCATCGCCTTGCCAAATGCGACGTTTTCATCCTCTTGATCAGCGTGGATATGATGGGCGTATAGCCACGCTTCACGCTTGCAAGTGGCGTAGTAGTTCACAAGCGTTCCGGTGATCTGTTCTTTGTTAAACATTAGGTAAAAGCCTCGTTTAATGCGTCCAAGTTCACATCTTTTTTAAGACCAAAAGAGTCATTATACATAGTATCGCCAAAGGGTAGATAATAGACATCTTTAAGCCCCAAAATAGGCTTCAATGTTAAATTTTGACTATCTTTGATAGACACATTTACACCAAATTTTGAAATTTTCTTTATCGTATTTTTTAGCATATCTTTGGCTTTGAATTTATCCATATTTTCATTTTGCCTGATAGCTAAAATTTCACTCTCAAACTCCTTTGCAAAACCGGTCTTAGGCTCTATAACCACAAGCACTTTATACTCATCATTCATTACCTCATCGATCACTTTATTTATGTCAAAAAACACTAGCTCCTTCATCTCTTTATGCAGCAAATAGCCCTCAAGGTGTGTGCTGATATCTGCAAAAAATTGATTTATAATCTCTAAAATTTCCTCTTCTTCAATACACTTTTGCAAAAGAGTTTTTTGCAAGATATTATCACTTATAAGTTTCACATCGCCGTAAATCGGGTCTGAGTACCCACAAATATCCTCAAACACATAAAGTGTGCCTTGAGTGCCAAAATTTCTGTTTATCCGTCCTGCGGTTTGCACGATAGAGCTTATCGGCGAGATCTCTCTAAACCCAACATCAAAGTCAAGATCAACACCAGCTTCTATCGACTGCGTAGAGATCAAAAGCACGGGTTTTTCGCCCGCGGTTTTATTTAAATTTATAGCCTCTTTGACGCTTTTTATCGTATCTTGTTTGTGCTTATCGTACATATATCCGTTGAGGCAAAAACAGCAAAAACCGTCTCTAAACCTTAAAAACAGCTCCTGAGCTTTACGTATAGTATTTACAACTACGAGCGTGTTTTTCTCACTTGCGCTTTGGCTGATTTGCTCTATCAAATTCTCTTCATTTTGCTCTATATCAAGCCACTTTAACACATATCTATTTTGGTTTTTAAAATACTTTAAATTTGAAATTTCTCTAAAATTTTCACTATGCATGATAGGCATAGTCGCCGACATAAATATAAAAACGGTGTCAAATTTCTTAGATATTATCTCGCAAAGCTTGATAAAATCAGCTCTAAATTTATAAGGTATCGCTTGAGCCTCATCTATGATAACGACGCTATTTTTTAGCTGGTTAAATTTGACATTATCCCTGTTTTTATTACCAAAAATGGCAAAAATCAGCTGGTAAAGTGTCGTTACATTGATATTTGCGCTAAAACTTTCCATTAGAAATTTTATCTTGGAGTATCTATCTTCAGGCGTGTTTTCATCTATGACAGTTTTATGGTGTGCTTTATAGATCAAAACATCGTCGTTATCTTTATAAATTTCGCTTATCACATCGTGAGTTTGGTCGATTATGGAGGTAAATGGCAAGGCGTATATAATGCGCTCTTTGTTAAATTTAAGAGCGAAATTTAACGCTGTCAAAGTCTTGCCGTAACCGGTTGGCGCGGTAAGCGTAAAAAGCTTGTGGTTTATATCAAAATTTGACATCACAAACTCTCTAAATTCGCTTCTTTTTTTGTTTGGCTTTGCACTTTCTAGCTGCGACATATATAGATCAAATTCTTGCGTCTTTATAGGAGCTAAACCGCTCTGTTTTTCACTAAAAATGGCTTCAAATTTATCAGCATAGATAAGAGATGAATAAAGTCTTTTAAACTCTATAAAGTTGTTATAGTCAAATTTGTTTTTCAACCTAAGCGTATGCATATATAGCTCTTTGGCTCGCTCTAAAAGCTTAGTTTTATCGGTTTTTATCTCGGAGTAAATCTCTAAATTTTTAGCATTTTTAGCAACTTCATCCCAAAATTTCAGCTCATTTGATAGCTCAAAATATCTGCCAAAGTTTTTGTTTGAGCTTATTAGCTCGTTAAAATTTTCGACGTCGCCGTGGTGAGATACGATGGATAAAAAGCCAAAAGCTGTCTCTAGCTCGCTTGCAACTGAGTTTAAGAGAAAAAAATACGCCGAGAGCAAGGAGTGATTTTTATAAAGTCCGTTTTCGCTCTCACCTCTGATATACTTTTGAAAGTCGTTTTTTAGCTTTGCAATATCGTGAAATAGCTTTATTTGCTTGCATATTTCATCGCTCTCGCAGCTTATCATATTTGCGATATGAGTTGTAAAAAGCTTATCAGGATGCGATAAAAACTCGCTAAACAAAATAGACTCGCTCCCCATTTATCTCATAGATATTGCCCCTATTTTTCGCTCGAACCCGACTTTCACCGCCGACTTTAATAACAAAGTTGTTAAAGTCCTTAAAAATTCTCCCCTCTTCACACGCGCAAGCCATCCTTGCGGTGGTGAGCTTGATGTTTTGATTTTGCGTGTCAAATATGAAGTCATCAAGCAAAACAATGGTATCTACATCGCTTTTGTCTTCTTGTGCCAGCGAGCAACTTTTTATATCTATCCAGCTAAAATCAGCTATGCAAAAATTTATCCCTAAATACGGCGTAAACACGCTTTTATGTTCTTTTAAATTTTTAATAATCGCGCTTTGATAACACTCTTCTAAATGCTCTAAATTTAAAAATATCGTATATGCGGGACTAATGATAAGCTCTCTATAAAACTGCTTTTTCTCACTTGCATCTTGATAGCCCTCTTTTATGTGCATACTTGATGAAAGAGCGAATTTTATACCGTTAAAAACAAAGCTTTTCTTAGAAATTTGCCTATCAATCTTGACGCTATACTTTATATCGTTTAGCTTGTAATACTCTCTTTCGCCGATGATCGCACCCAAAAGCCCCATTATGGAAGTTTTGGGTGGCACAGGATAGGTAAGGCTCGAGTATATCGTGGCTGGGTGTGAAAAGTGAGCGTAATCGCCCGTTAGCTTAAAGGCAACGATATTCATTTATAGCCCTATTTTTTGCCAGCTTTCGCCAAATCCTGCTTTATTGTTTTTCTCAAAGTCAAAGTCGCTTACATATTCGATTTTCTCGATATTTTGAGCGTATCTTTGAAGCTTTGCATTTAAATTTGAAAAGTCGATAGTGTAGTCGTTTATGTTTCTTATAGCCTCGTCACTCTTAGCGCTTTTTAACGATATGCTATTGTTTAGATCCCCGGCAAATGTATCGTCTTTATATGTTATTATCAGCATAAATCTAGGCGTTTGACCCATTTTTGAGCGTGTTATTA
This is a stretch of genomic DNA from Campylobacter sp. RM6914. It encodes these proteins:
- the cas1 gene encoding CRISPR-associated endonuclease Cas1 is translated as MQKNDRTHFILSPGRLRRRDNNLYFDKFDEDLSVCATKILPINAIDEVYILARVEIDSYTLAFLADNNVLLHFFSPYGSFRGNFFPNTSNSVNKSGFVLLQQLRAFDDSVKRLYIAREITRAHILNDAMNCKKHGVSFDISPHIAALEGATTIAQIMAAEGAFQKLYYEKWNEIITDQKSFKFTVRSKRPPADKINSFISYINTRIYNVCLSEIYKTELDPRIGFLHEPNYRALSLHLDIAEIFKPILGDTLIFTMLNRREITAKDFETNAGRIKFSNEAVQKIEIKIIGKLTEQVEIAGQKLTWRQVIRREANRLKKCICEDAPYEGFVWR
- the cas5 gene encoding CRISPR-associated protein Cas5, which produces MNIVAFKLTGDYAHFSHPATIYSSLTYPVPPKTSIMGLLGAIIGEREYYKLNDIKYSVKIDRQISKKSFVFNGIKFALSSSMHIKEGYQDASEKKQFYRELIISPAYTIFLNLEHLEECYQSAIIKNLKEHKSVFTPYLGINFCIADFSWIDIKSCSLAQEDKSDVDTIVLLDDFIFDTQNQNIKLTTARMACACEEGRIFKDFNNFVIKVGGESRVRAKNRGNIYEINGERVYFV
- the cas4 gene encoding CRISPR-associated protein Cas4, whose product is MFNKEQITGTLVNYYATCKREAWLYAHHIHADQEDENVAFGKAMADIKEQNLQEFAFANLKFDKLSKERGHYVVTEYKKSLKNEYAAKMQLLFYIYLLKTGLNLKEVKGKIISGKKVVLVEDSDENFAILEQILGEIEELANMPVPPKFEHKKICDNCAYRNYCI
- the cas3 gene encoding CRISPR-associated helicase Cas3'; translation: MGSESILFSEFLSHPDKLFTTHIANMISCESDEICKQIKLFHDIAKLKNDFQKYIRGESENGLYKNHSLLSAYFFLLNSVASELETAFGFLSIVSHHGDVENFNELISSNKNFGRYFELSNELKFWDEVAKNAKNLEIYSEIKTDKTKLLERAKELYMHTLRLKNKFDYNNFIEFKRLYSSLIYADKFEAIFSEKQSGLAPIKTQEFDLYMSQLESAKPNKKRSEFREFVMSNFDINHKLFTLTAPTGYGKTLTALNFALKFNKERIIYALPFTSIIDQTHDVISEIYKDNDDVLIYKAHHKTVIDENTPEDRYSKIKFLMESFSANINVTTLYQLIFAIFGNKNRDNVKFNQLKNSVVIIDEAQAIPYKFRADFIKLCEIISKKFDTVFIFMSATMPIMHSENFREISNLKYFKNQNRYVLKWLDIEQNEENLIEQISQSASEKNTLVVVNTIRKAQELFLRFRDGFCCFCLNGYMYDKHKQDTIKSVKEAINLNKTAGEKPVLLISTQSIEAGVDLDFDVGFREISPISSIVQTAGRINRNFGTQGTLYVFEDICGYSDPIYGDVKLISDNILQKTLLQKCIEEEEILEIINQFFADISTHLEGYLLHKEMKELVFFDINKVIDEVMNDEYKVLVVIEPKTGFAKEFESEILAIRQNENMDKFKAKDMLKNTIKKISKFGVNVSIKDSQNLTLKPILGLKDVYYLPFGDTMYNDSFGLKKDVNLDALNEAFT
- the cas2 gene encoding CRISPR-associated endonuclease Cas2, which produces MYVILFYDIAGSEQKEKNNANRIRKAVEKYLPRVQFSVFEGEIRQSDFKRLTATLQKECDKELDSIVIYTFNSLKYSERLVIGQDKNGSLFS